A window of the Gordonia humi genome harbors these coding sequences:
- a CDS encoding Mur ligase family protein — MPSGSRLPLRTRAALAAAASARWASRTAGRGKGSMIGGLVAEKIDPKIMTRLAAGKTTALITGTNGKSTTTRMTAAALATIGEVATQDDGANMDAGIIATLSLHQNAALCALEVDELHVPHVADNTSPRVITMLNLSRDQLDRVGEINVIERRLRAAVAAHRDSVIVANCDDVLVTSAAFDSRNVVWVAAGAAWVGDSVGDPRSGEAIVRTGDDWYSSGDASFRRPAPAWWFDDENVYGPDGFVAPLTLNVPGRANRGNATQAIATAVAMGADPAAAARAVGTVGEVAGRYGVQQLGDHRVRTLLAKNPAGWQEALSMIDPAADSLVIAVNGQVPDGEDLSWLWDVRFEEFENTEVIAAGERAADLSVRLLYAGAEHTVVDDPLTAIRSCPAGRVEVLANYTAFRDLAIAMDRAKGDR; from the coding sequence ATGCCTTCAGGATCGCGTCTACCGCTCCGCACTCGTGCCGCGCTCGCCGCCGCGGCGTCGGCCCGCTGGGCCTCGCGCACGGCGGGCCGCGGCAAGGGCTCGATGATCGGCGGACTCGTCGCCGAGAAGATCGATCCGAAGATCATGACGCGTCTGGCCGCGGGCAAGACGACGGCGCTGATCACCGGGACCAACGGCAAGTCGACCACGACGCGGATGACCGCGGCCGCCCTCGCCACGATCGGTGAGGTCGCGACCCAGGACGACGGCGCGAACATGGACGCGGGGATCATCGCGACGCTCAGCCTCCACCAGAACGCCGCGCTGTGCGCTCTCGAGGTCGACGAGCTCCACGTGCCGCACGTCGCCGACAACACGTCGCCGCGGGTCATCACGATGTTGAATCTCTCGCGCGATCAGCTCGACCGAGTCGGCGAGATCAATGTGATCGAGCGTCGACTCCGCGCCGCCGTCGCCGCGCACCGCGACAGCGTGATCGTCGCCAACTGCGACGACGTGCTGGTCACCTCGGCCGCGTTCGACTCGCGCAACGTCGTCTGGGTCGCCGCGGGTGCGGCCTGGGTCGGCGACTCGGTGGGCGACCCCCGGTCCGGAGAGGCCATCGTCCGCACCGGCGACGACTGGTACTCCAGCGGCGACGCCTCGTTCCGTCGCCCCGCGCCCGCGTGGTGGTTCGACGACGAGAACGTCTACGGTCCGGACGGATTCGTCGCTCCCCTGACATTGAACGTTCCGGGACGGGCCAACCGTGGCAACGCGACGCAGGCGATCGCCACCGCCGTCGCGATGGGTGCGGATCCCGCGGCGGCCGCGCGGGCGGTCGGCACGGTCGGCGAGGTCGCGGGCCGATACGGAGTGCAACAGCTCGGCGACCACCGCGTCCGCACGCTGCTGGCGAAGAATCCGGCCGGTTGGCAGGAGGCGCTGTCGATGATCGACCCCGCCGCCGACAGCCTGGTGATCGCGGTGAACGGACAGGTGCCCGACGGTGAGGACCTGTCCTGGCTGTGGGACGTGCGTTTCGAGGAGTTCGAGAACACCGAGGTGATCGCCGCCGGCGAGCGCGCCGCCGACCTGTCCGTGCGTCTGCTGTACGCGGGGGCCGAGCACACGGTCGTCGACGATCCCCTGACCGCGATCAGATCGTGTCCGGCGGGGCGCGTCGAGGTCCTGGCCAACTACACGGCGTTCCGCGACCTCGCGATCGCCATGGACCGCGCGAAGGGAGATCGGTGA